The following are from one region of the Halodesulfurarchaeum sp. HSR-GB genome:
- a CDS encoding tRNA (guanine(26)-N(2))-dimethyltransferase: MNRTEGQVTVAVPEQPDAGRSDAVFFNTDQELNRDITIAALTAYREREPRVATYLDATAASGIRGVRAAAAGWDVSLADVDPDAVDLARENLATNDLDGTVYHRDANALLHDQGTLFDVVDLDPFGSPIPFADAAFANARNLVAVTATDTAPLCGAHFESGVRRYSAVPRNTEYHAEMGLRILLGALARTAARYDVGVTPILSHVSDHYVRTYLELSHRATDANAAIDELGFVHHCRNCGARETESGLVSHPPEACAYCGSDSVVTAGPLWLGPTHEEEFVASTAAALDESMGTATRAERLLDRLQGELATPTHYDQHGLYRRWNEPAIGMDEFLETLRAAGHAASRTHYGGTTFKTDATLAEIEAAFGMA, from the coding sequence ATGAACCGAACCGAGGGCCAGGTCACCGTCGCGGTCCCCGAGCAACCCGACGCGGGCCGGTCCGACGCCGTCTTCTTCAACACCGATCAGGAGCTGAACCGGGATATCACGATTGCGGCCCTCACCGCCTACCGTGAGCGGGAGCCCCGCGTGGCCACCTACCTCGACGCGACGGCTGCCAGCGGGATCCGCGGGGTCCGGGCGGCGGCCGCCGGGTGGGACGTCTCGCTTGCGGACGTGGATCCCGACGCCGTCGATCTGGCTCGTGAGAACCTGGCCACGAACGACCTGGACGGGACTGTCTACCACCGCGACGCGAACGCGTTGCTCCACGACCAGGGAACACTCTTCGACGTGGTGGATCTGGACCCGTTTGGCTCGCCAATCCCGTTTGCTGATGCGGCCTTCGCGAACGCTCGCAACCTGGTCGCGGTCACCGCGACCGACACTGCACCGCTCTGTGGCGCGCACTTCGAGAGCGGGGTCCGTCGCTACAGTGCGGTTCCACGAAACACCGAGTATCACGCCGAAATGGGCCTACGCATCCTCCTGGGGGCGCTTGCTCGCACCGCCGCTCGCTACGACGTCGGTGTCACCCCGATCCTGAGCCACGTCTCCGATCACTACGTCCGGACCTACCTCGAACTGTCCCATCGGGCGACGGATGCGAACGCGGCGATCGACGAACTCGGCTTCGTCCATCACTGCCGGAATTGCGGCGCTCGTGAGACCGAATCGGGACTCGTCTCACACCCGCCAGAGGCCTGTGCTTACTGCGGGAGTGATTCGGTCGTGACCGCGGGGCCGCTCTGGCTCGGGCCGACCCACGAGGAGGAGTTCGTCGCGTCGACCGCCGCGGCCCTCGACGAGTCGATGGGGACGGCGACACGGGCCGAGCGGTTGCTCGACCGCCTGCAGGGCGAACTTGCCACCCCGACCCACTACGACCAGCACGGACTCTACCGCCGCTGGAACGAACCGGCGATCGGGATGGACGAGTTCCTGGAGACGCTGCGGGCGGCCGGCCACGCCGCCTCCCGGACCCACTACGGCGGGACGACGTTCAAGACCGACGCGACACTCGCCGAAATCGAGGCGGCCTTCGGGATGGCCTGA
- a CDS encoding phosphatase PAP2 family protein, which translates to MRDLGVTEALVAQVPEPVVPLLVVLTAFGGPKLLAIASIGGSVGGVWSGRIAPDTARQFLVAVALALSASILLKYGFGLGRPPDTLMLVPEDGYGFPSGHATATAGVATALVGVARWEGYGPHLLAALAVGIIAATRLLLGVHYLPDVLAGIAVGVIVATAGLRAAQLRPRRTLAGTAGVVAVSLAVWALF; encoded by the coding sequence ATGAGGGACCTCGGCGTAACCGAGGCGCTGGTCGCCCAGGTTCCGGAGCCGGTCGTCCCGCTGCTGGTGGTGCTCACCGCCTTCGGCGGCCCGAAACTGCTGGCTATCGCCTCGATCGGTGGCTCGGTGGGCGGGGTCTGGAGCGGTCGGATCGCCCCGGATACGGCCCGGCAATTTCTGGTGGCCGTGGCACTCGCCCTCTCGGCATCGATCCTGCTGAAGTACGGCTTTGGGCTGGGGCGACCGCCTGATACGCTGATGCTCGTTCCCGAGGACGGCTACGGGTTCCCGAGCGGGCACGCGACGGCGACGGCTGGGGTCGCGACCGCGCTGGTGGGCGTGGCCCGGTGGGAGGGCTACGGGCCCCACCTATTGGCCGCCCTCGCCGTGGGCATCATCGCCGCGACCCGGCTGCTGCTCGGAGTGCACTATCTCCCGGACGTACTCGCGGGGATTGCGGTGGGGGTGATCGTCGCAACGGCCGGACTTCGGGCCGCCCAGTTGCGCCCGCGGCGGACCCTCGCTGGAACTGCCGGCGTCGTCGCGGTCTCGCTTGCGGTCTGGGCGCTCTTCTAG
- a CDS encoding DUF367 family protein, which yields MDLHVRYEGDDDPQKCTAKKLERFDLATLHSVKRSVPYGLVLDPFADKALSPADRESTDTLVAMDSSWESASAEQFEIDGIHRALPFMLAGNPVNYGNPYQLTTVEAFAGALVILGEREQAEFLLSKFRWGQTFLDLNEEPLERYAECTDSAGVVAVQNEYLDR from the coding sequence GTGGACCTGCACGTTCGATACGAGGGCGACGACGACCCGCAGAAGTGTACGGCGAAGAAGCTCGAACGCTTCGACCTCGCCACGCTTCACTCGGTCAAACGGTCTGTCCCCTATGGGCTCGTCCTCGATCCCTTCGCGGACAAGGCCCTCTCCCCGGCCGACCGCGAGTCGACCGACACGCTCGTGGCGATGGACAGTTCCTGGGAGTCGGCCTCGGCCGAGCAGTTCGAGATCGATGGCATCCACCGGGCGCTGCCCTTCATGCTGGCCGGGAACCCGGTGAACTACGGAAACCCCTATCAGCTCACCACCGTCGAGGCCTTCGCCGGCGCACTCGTCATCCTCGGAGAGCGCGAGCAGGCCGAATTCCTCCTCTCGAAGTTCCGCTGGGGCCAGACCTTCCTGGACCTCAACGAGGAGCCCCTGGAGCGGTACGCCGAGTGTACGGACTCCGCGGGGGTCGTCGCGGTCCAGAACGAGTATCTGGATCGCTGA
- a CDS encoding DUF99 family protein, translated as MKPGVRALGVAESYERDQSVLGGAVVTPSRTVDGFAFETCRVGGLDATDAVIELYSTLDREDVQYLFLAGIAPAWYNIFDLRAIYRAVDRPVLSVSFEASSGLEPALRAAFEGSELARRLDRYRAQPERVAVTVNDDTRYVRSVGLSDAPETVVNAFTPTGGRPEPLRVARLAARGADRFLSEELLGGTDESGR; from the coding sequence GTGAAGCCCGGCGTTCGGGCCCTCGGGGTCGCCGAGTCCTACGAACGGGACCAGTCGGTCCTCGGCGGGGCCGTGGTCACCCCCTCGCGGACCGTCGACGGCTTTGCCTTCGAAACGTGTCGGGTCGGCGGACTGGACGCCACCGACGCGGTGATCGAACTGTACTCAACACTCGACCGCGAGGACGTTCAGTACCTCTTTCTCGCCGGCATCGCCCCGGCCTGGTACAACATTTTCGACCTGCGGGCGATCTATCGTGCGGTCGATCGGCCCGTCCTCTCGGTCTCCTTCGAGGCGAGTTCCGGGCTCGAACCGGCCCTCCGGGCGGCCTTCGAGGGGTCCGAACTGGCACGCCGTCTCGACCGCTACCGGGCCCAACCGGAGCGAGTGGCGGTGACGGTGAACGACGATACCCGCTATGTCCGGAGCGTCGGCCTCTCGGACGCCCCCGAGACCGTCGTGAACGCGTTCACGCCAACTGGGGGCCGACCCGAACCGCTCCGGGTGGCTCGACTCGCGGCCCGGGGCGCGGATCGATTCCTCAGCGAGGAATTGCTCGGCGGGACCGACGAATCCGGGCGTTGA
- a CDS encoding DUF5788 family protein: protein MGDSAEEIDDDRRQELLGRISRQTATIGQRIPETTSIDGEPFDLRDFVLETKSQGAIPPDRREAVRTVRKTLSTEREKRRKRLETESLTEQEATNLVQDILGLDRAIIALGNLAETDLEAKSHEEYVDGTRRWVDFVDQLTD from the coding sequence ATGGGTGACTCAGCGGAGGAGATCGACGACGACCGTCGCCAGGAGCTTTTGGGACGGATCTCCCGGCAGACGGCCACCATCGGCCAGCGCATTCCCGAGACGACCAGTATCGACGGCGAACCCTTCGACCTGCGGGACTTCGTTCTGGAGACCAAATCACAGGGCGCGATCCCGCCCGATCGCCGCGAAGCGGTACGGACGGTCCGAAAGACCCTCTCGACGGAGCGAGAAAAGCGTCGAAAGCGGCTGGAAACCGAATCGCTCACCGAACAGGAGGCGACGAACCTCGTCCAGGACATCCTCGGGCTGGACCGGGCGATCATCGCCCTGGGGAACCTCGCCGAGACGGATCTGGAGGCAAAGAGCCACGAGGAGTACGTGGACGGGACCCGCCGCTGGGTCGACTTCGTCGATCAGCTCACCGACTAG
- a CDS encoding DUF5786 family protein → MGFGSYDESEQERQELDSEDLDDDEGVSTSEATHDGEVDFEIGASNDELLDKLEDIKE, encoded by the coding sequence ATGGGATTTGGTAGCTACGACGAATCGGAACAGGAACGACAGGAGCTCGATTCCGAGGACCTCGACGATGACGAAGGGGTATCGACCTCCGAAGCCACCCACGACGGTGAGGTCGACTTCGAGATCGGCGCTTCGAACGACGAGCTATTGGACAAACTCGAAGACATCAAGGAGTGA
- a CDS encoding MBL fold metallo-hydrolase, translating into MDVRNLTADATVFTANAYLIQGERNSLVDVGAMPGMVDVLQAQATTLDSVFLTHRHGDHVDRLEAVRAAFDPTVYAADTGPEAVTVLADGDQVSIGGEPFEVVGTPGHAPDHLAFVGETAVFTGDIVVYSDGAFEDGSFGRTDIPGADRETLVKSIDRLLDRLPATVESLYPGHGPAFTGDVRAVIERARERAARGEPKYPD; encoded by the coding sequence ATGGACGTTCGTAATTTGACTGCCGACGCCACGGTGTTCACCGCGAACGCATATCTAATCCAAGGGGAGAGAAACAGCCTCGTGGACGTGGGTGCGATGCCCGGGATGGTCGATGTCCTCCAAGCACAGGCCACCACGCTCGACTCGGTGTTTCTCACCCACCGGCACGGCGACCACGTCGACCGTCTGGAGGCCGTTCGGGCCGCCTTCGACCCGACCGTCTACGCGGCCGACACCGGACCGGAAGCGGTCACCGTGCTGGCGGATGGCGACCAGGTTTCGATCGGCGGGGAGCCCTTCGAGGTCGTTGGGACCCCCGGACACGCGCCGGACCACCTCGCGTTCGTCGGCGAAACTGCTGTTTTCACCGGGGACATCGTGGTCTACAGCGACGGGGCCTTCGAGGACGGCAGTTTCGGCCGCACGGACATCCCGGGGGCCGACCGGGAGACCCTCGTGAAAAGTATCGACCGCCTGCTCGATCGGCTCCCGGCCACCGTCGAATCACTCTATCCGGGCCATGGACCGGCGTTTACCGGTGACGTGCGAGCAGTCATCGAGCGCGCCCGCGAGCGGGCCGCCAGGGGCGAGCCGAAGTATCCCGACTGA
- the hisH gene encoding imidazole glycerol phosphate synthase subunit HisH has product MDTPTGGQTPAADIVVLDYGLGNLRSVTRGLERAGATVRIVDDPEAIQSADGVILPGVGAFGDGMENAGPFREALLEAAEAGQPILGICLGMQMLLTTSEEADRAGQGDVTGLDLVPGRNVKFRGDLKIPHMGWNELDVKQSHPVIEGIDGGYAYFVHSYYGVPEDTDSILVTSEYGVEFPAVIANEAGNVIGTQFHPEKSGEIGLRLLKNFVAFAADA; this is encoded by the coding sequence ATGGATACACCCACGGGAGGCCAGACCCCGGCGGCCGACATCGTGGTGCTCGATTACGGCCTGGGGAACCTGCGCAGCGTGACCCGCGGCCTGGAGCGAGCGGGTGCGACAGTTCGGATCGTCGACGACCCCGAGGCCATCCAGTCGGCTGATGGCGTCATCCTTCCCGGCGTCGGTGCCTTCGGCGACGGGATGGAGAACGCCGGCCCGTTCCGGGAGGCACTGCTGGAGGCAGCCGAGGCTGGACAGCCAATTCTGGGTATCTGTCTGGGGATGCAGATGTTGTTGACGACGAGCGAGGAGGCCGACCGGGCGGGACAGGGAGACGTGACGGGCCTGGATCTGGTGCCCGGCCGGAACGTGAAGTTCCGGGGCGACCTGAAGATCCCGCACATGGGCTGGAACGAACTCGACGTGAAACAATCTCACCCCGTAATCGAGGGCATCGACGGCGGGTACGCCTACTTCGTGCACTCCTACTATGGGGTCCCGGAGGACACGGATTCGATTCTCGTGACAAGCGAGTACGGCGTGGAGTTCCCGGCGGTCATCGCAAACGAGGCCGGAAACGTCATCGGGACCCAGTTCCACCCGGAGAAAAGCGGCGAGATCGGATTGCGACTGTTGAAGAACTTCGTGGCCTTCGCGGCCGACGCCTAG
- a CDS encoding 50S ribosomal protein L40e encodes MTQHLSIEDRLLGTQVCMRCNARNPERAERCRKCGYKNLRPKAKERRAT; translated from the coding sequence ATGACACAGCACCTCTCGATCGAGGACCGGCTTCTGGGCACCCAGGTCTGCATGCGGTGTAACGCTCGAAACCCCGAGCGTGCCGAGCGCTGTCGCAAGTGTGGCTACAAGAACTTGCGCCCGAAGGCCAAGGAACGGCGCGCGACGTAA
- a CDS encoding nuclear transport factor 2 family protein yields the protein MAEPQDGPALAREYYRAIDAGEYDALQAVLAPSFSHERGDRTFTGREEFLTFMAEKRPETDTTHEIERVYTGPGGVAVQGRLLHGDGTLFFRFVDVFQVVDRLTHLVTYSASP from the coding sequence ATGGCCGAACCCCAGGACGGACCGGCACTGGCTCGGGAGTACTACCGCGCCATCGACGCCGGCGAGTACGACGCCCTGCAGGCGGTGCTCGCACCCTCGTTCAGCCACGAGCGGGGCGATCGGACGTTCACGGGCCGCGAGGAGTTCCTCACCTTCATGGCCGAAAAGCGCCCGGAGACCGACACGACACACGAAATCGAACGGGTGTACACCGGCCCTGGTGGCGTCGCCGTCCAGGGCCGGCTCTTGCACGGTGACGGCACGCTTTTCTTCCGGTTCGTTGATGTCTTCCAGGTCGTCGACCGGCTCACACACCTGGTGACCTACAGCGCGAGCCCCTAG
- a CDS encoding uracil-DNA glycosylase family protein codes for MSEQGTIDVTDCKRCADLVESRSQIVNGVGPSDADLLFVGEAPGEQEDSEGEPFVGRSGEILDSVLAEYGLDREIVRITNAVKCRPPENRDPTATELANCRSHLEREIAGVDPRAIVTLGKVPSEHLLGRSVAVTNEAGTVESIPIDGTAYRVLIGLHPAATLYDPSTRETFEAVIADAAELAVGLR; via the coding sequence ATGAGCGAACAGGGAACGATCGATGTCACCGATTGCAAACGATGTGCGGACCTGGTCGAGTCCCGGTCCCAGATCGTCAACGGTGTCGGGCCGTCGGATGCGGATCTCCTCTTCGTCGGCGAGGCACCGGGCGAGCAGGAGGACAGCGAAGGCGAGCCATTCGTCGGCCGCAGCGGTGAGATCCTCGATTCGGTCCTGGCGGAGTACGGGCTCGACCGGGAGATAGTCCGGATCACGAACGCCGTCAAGTGCCGGCCGCCGGAGAATCGGGACCCGACAGCGACCGAACTGGCGAACTGCCGGTCCCACCTGGAGCGGGAGATCGCGGGCGTAGATCCGAGAGCGATCGTCACCCTCGGGAAAGTGCCCAGCGAACACCTCCTGGGACGCTCGGTCGCCGTGACGAACGAGGCCGGGACGGTCGAGTCGATCCCGATCGACGGAACGGCCTACCGGGTCCTTATCGGGCTCCACCCTGCGGCGACGCTGTACGATCCCAGCACACGGGAGACCTTCGAGGCGGTCATCGCCGACGCGGCCGAGCTCGCGGTCGGGTTGCGGTAA
- a CDS encoding YihY/virulence factor BrkB family protein — protein sequence MDRSVLWTVPIAVVREVQRSQATFLAAAIAYYGFVSIIPLALLGLAVVQTFGGPSLETALQGADQFLSPAAVEVIEGSLADSHGSGGASAASLLILAWSASKIFRGLDVAFSAVDGVAVEKSLPGRLLNAAIVFLSISVALAASALLGVVIPYIEWIPFAGVLSQLSLPGVLTIAFFPMFYRFPDIDIRPRQALPGTIFAAIGWALLATGFSIYATYAGNFQLYGVLGAGLLLVSWLYLGGIIIMVGAVVNVVLVGGPPGDRDGATAETDSERTEPAPDIGELAREVEGLRADLDEKTMSRSAIESELKAYVRKRQRKGKATGWGPYLVLLYGTAMTLGAFYWLQGGWAILAMIVVWLSTLGLYVQLVLFGMGIQAASVPGRLLEVLRNARS from the coding sequence ATGGACCGTTCCGTGCTCTGGACCGTCCCGATAGCCGTCGTTCGGGAGGTGCAGCGGAGTCAGGCGACCTTTCTCGCTGCGGCCATTGCCTATTACGGGTTCGTCTCGATCATCCCGCTGGCGCTTCTGGGACTCGCCGTCGTCCAGACGTTCGGCGGACCGAGCCTCGAAACGGCACTTCAGGGGGCCGATCAGTTCCTCTCGCCGGCCGCCGTCGAGGTCATCGAGGGATCGCTCGCAGACAGCCACGGGAGTGGTGGGGCCAGTGCCGCCAGCCTGTTGATCCTGGCGTGGTCGGCCAGCAAGATCTTCAGGGGACTGGACGTGGCCTTCTCAGCGGTCGATGGCGTGGCCGTCGAGAAGTCACTCCCGGGACGGCTTCTCAACGCGGCGATCGTGTTTCTCTCGATTTCCGTCGCTCTCGCGGCATCGGCACTGCTGGGGGTCGTCATCCCCTACATCGAGTGGATCCCGTTTGCCGGGGTCCTGAGTCAGCTCAGTCTCCCCGGCGTGTTGACGATTGCTTTCTTCCCGATGTTCTACCGGTTCCCCGACATCGATATTCGTCCGCGGCAGGCACTGCCGGGGACGATCTTCGCGGCGATCGGCTGGGCGCTTCTGGCGACTGGCTTTTCGATTTACGCCACCTACGCCGGGAACTTCCAGCTCTACGGGGTCCTGGGGGCTGGACTCCTGCTTGTCTCCTGGCTGTATCTCGGCGGGATTATTATCATGGTGGGGGCAGTAGTGAACGTCGTGTTGGTCGGAGGACCCCCCGGTGACCGGGACGGAGCGACAGCAGAGACGGACAGCGAGCGGACCGAACCGGCCCCGGATATCGGCGAACTCGCCCGGGAGGTCGAGGGACTCCGGGCGGATCTCGACGAGAAGACGATGAGCCGGTCGGCGATCGAATCGGAGCTGAAAGCCTACGTCCGCAAGCGCCAGCGAAAGGGCAAGGCCACGGGTTGGGGGCCGTACCTCGTCTTGCTCTACGGGACGGCGATGACCCTGGGAGCGTTCTACTGGCTGCAGGGTGGCTGGGCCATTCTCGCGATGATCGTCGTGTGGCTCTCCACGCTGGGACTCTACGTGCAACTGGTGCTGTTCGGAATGGGTATCCAGGCCGCGAGCGTCCCCGGACGACTGCTCGAGGTCCTTCGGAACGCCCGCTCATGA